One Bombus fervidus isolate BK054 chromosome 7, iyBomFerv1, whole genome shotgun sequence genomic region harbors:
- the Cpr14 gene encoding cuticular protein 14: MFTIKVLVAVVLCTTAILALPQRPSGGADKDAVITSQQLEVNFDGTYVNNFETSNGISHQESGQPKQVDNETPVVSQGSDSYTAPDGQQVSITYVADENGFQVQGSHIPTAPPIPPEIQRALEWNAAHPEEDDGGQPRPPGRG; the protein is encoded by the exons ATGTTCACTATCAAG GTGTTAGTGGCGGTCGTACTTTGTACGACGGCGATATTAGCTCTTCCTCAACGACCTAGCGGTGGCGCTGACAAAGATGCGGTAATTACATCTCAGCAGCTCGAAGTCAACTTTGACGGCACTTACGTCAATAA CTTCGAGACAAGCAACGGAATCAGTCACCAAGAATCGGGACAACCTAAACAAGTAGACAACGAGACACCGGTTGTTTCGCAAGGCTCTGATTCTTACACGGCGCCGGATGGTCAGCAAGTCAGTATCACGTACGTGGCGGACGAGAATGGCTTCCAAGTGCAAGGATCTCACATCCCCACGGCACCACCGATACCACCAGAGATTCAAAGGGCGCTCGAGTGGAACGCGGCTCACCCAGAAGAAGACGACGGTGGTCAACCACGACCACCTGGCCGAG GTTAA